Below is a genomic region from Botrytis cinerea B05.10 chromosome 2, complete sequence.
CAAATCTAAGCCTTGTCCATAGGACTTGCCTGCAAACTATTTTGACACTCGGCCAGGCATAATTACCAGCCGCTTTCAGCACGATGTGCTTAGAAGGTTACAATCTTTAACCATTCAAATCCCTATCAGATCCCCCATCAATGGAAGCTACgacaaagagaaagagaactACTGCCGACGTTAGATGGAGAATATGATTTTTTGCACATATTGCGGAAAGAGTTTTACTCGGAAGGAACATTTAGAAAGACATATACCGAGCCGTAAGTAACAAAAAGTTCTACTATCACCATTGAATAgcaaaattctaatatactTCTATCTTGCAGACACAAACGTAAAGCCACATAGGTGTATGTTGTGTCAACTATCTTTTCCCAGAAGGTATTCAAACCCCGTACTTTGGCTGTGTCAAGATTCGAAATCCACTAACTATGCAACTTCTAGAGATCTTCTCCAAAGACATCATTCCACATATCATGAAGCAAAAGATCCAATGGAGCCATTACCAGGTGGTGTTCCAACGGTTAACGGTCGAACACCCATTGCATGCATCAATTGTGCTAGTGCAAAAACCGGTTGTGATAAGAGGGTTCCTTGCTCAAGATGTTCTGAGAAGAATCTACCATGCGCGAGCAGATATGCCCGACGTTCATCAAAGGCTGCGAACCGGTCCTCAAGCTCGCACAAAAAGACACCGCCAACACAAGAGCCACCGCATGACCCCATGGATCAGGACACAgcaccaaaagaaaaattacCAGAAACCAAAGTCAGTCCCGCAGAGACACCCATAGATCCGCAATTCATGGTAGCAACACCAGAAAAAAATATGTATCCTGACCAAGACTTGAGATTTACTGTTGATGGCTTTGGACCTTCCTCGGGCGAAAGCCTTGGGGGAATGGAACACTCGATGTTCGGCAACGCAGATACAATGAATGGAAACGTCAATTACCAAGACCTGATGGCATGGAGTCACTACCCCttagatattgaaatatactcGATGGGATCCGAACTATCCAGCAGTTTAGTAACGCCTAATTTTCTGGAACCGAGCGACacctcttcaatttcagagCCTATGTTTACTGGGTCTTTGCATCCATCACCATCGATGTCACATACTAAGAGCGCTAGCATCTCTTCAGATGCTAACCGTCCAGCCAAACTCGTCGAGATCGCAGTTCCCATTCTGACAGATCATAGCTCTGATGACTTTGAGCTCCTGGTAGCGGCAGAATCGGCATGGCCTCTTGCACGATGCAACCCGCGACTGATTCCTGGGCCGTCAGCAAGAACAGCTATAGCATATCTGGAAAACCTGGAGCAACACTCCAAGCATGACTCCACATGGGATTCCTTAAACCATGATGTGGAACCAGCCGAGATtcgatttggagatggaatatCCGTTATGCCTGTGAGTGCAAGTACCAGAGATAGGATAATGGCCATCACCCAAAGCTTCCTTCATACAGCTTTAGAAACGCATCGAGGGGGGTTGAAAGGTTGgccaaaatcttcaaactaTACAAGTCCTGATGCAGGATTCAATTTCCTTGTTCTACCCCCATCAAGCGTCTTGGAATATTTTCTTCGAAGTCACGTTCGAAGCTTAGCTCCGTACTACACTCTCATCAATGGCGGTAACCTTGATCCAAACGAATTAATGCTGAACAACCAAACTTCAACATTGCTGTTGTTATTAATGATAGCACATGGTGCTGCAGCTCTTCCAACCGCTGAAGCTAGATGTTTGACTGCGGGGCTTACAGAAGCTTGCCGCATATCGCTATTTAAGGTGATCGAAAAGAATGTTGATCTATCAGCTGATCCTGTGGTGTTCAAATGCGCCCTGCTTTTCACGATACTAGGTGCTTGGGGCGGAGATGCTTCTCATATGAACCTAGCTATGGCACAACGAGGGATGTATCTTGCAGTAAGTAATTACTTTACCAAAGCTGTTCAGTTGCTTATTTGTTGAATATAGATGCTAAAACATGCTGGTATGTTGGAGCCTCACATACCAGCAGCACCCTCTTTCCAAGAATCTTCGAATCTAGATGACCGTTGGAGAATTTGGCTacagagagaaaagaaaagcaggtaaaattccaattccaaaatcttaattaatttattccAATGCAGTGAACCATGataattctttcaatcttgTGGATTTTCTCTACACGAAGGCTAACAACATTTTAGGCTGGTCTACAACTGGGTCATGGTAGACCAGGAGCTGAGCCTATTCCACGATACCTCACCTATTATGTCAATTACAGAGCTTGAGACTCCAATACCTGGAATGGAGTGCTTATGGCTGGCTAAAGATGCAAACGATTGGGCGGCAATTG
It encodes:
- the Bcsmr1 gene encoding Bcsmr1, whose protein sequence is MENMIFCTYCGKSFTRKEHLERHIPSHTNVKPHRCMLCQLSFPRRDLLQRHHSTYHEAKDPMEPLPGGVPTVNGRTPIACINCASAKTGCDKRVPCSRCSEKNLPCASRYARRSSKAANRSSSSHKKTPPTQEPPHDPMDQDTAPKEKLPETKVSPAETPIDPQFMVATPEKNMYPDQDLRFTVDGFGPSSGESLGGMEHSMFGNADTMNGNVNYQDLMAWSHYPLDIEIYSMGSELSSSLVTPNFLEPSDTSSISEPMFTGSLHPSPSMSHTKSASISSDANRPAKLVEIAVPILTDHSSDDFELLVAAESAWPLARCNPRLIPGPSARTAIAYLENLEQHSKHDSTWDSLNHDVEPAEIRFGDGISVMPVSASTRDRIMAITQSFLHTALETHRGGLKGWPKSSNYTSPDAGFNFLVLPPSSVLEYFLRSHVRSLAPYYTLINGGNLDPNELMLNNQTSTLLLLLMIAHGAAALPTAEARCLTAGLTEACRISLFKVIEKNVDLSADPVVFKCALLFTILGAWGGDASHMNLAMAQRGMYLAMLKHAGMLEPHIPAAPSFQESSNLDDRWRIWLQREKKSRLVYNWVMVDQELSLFHDTSPIMSITELETPIPGMECLWLAKDANDWAAIVQQTYIGTDWLLNPNSIGTPPVGPSLCSLFRDMLSDNIERRHGQLSPLQLKLLLHPIHSSLCHLHQALTFHSEIYSTRQGTRSVTKASNLLRLQEAQSLLQKWYELCDFHARNDPNCQITRANLVLYHLISLNAVTFFPEIERLARKEDFDGTSLELSLRHKRCIYNSGEAIFHCGQVIRLVTSMAKEGRPRWWSVAIYRATMILWLESVSRIDTYTQRFDKGPIFPIDAVAPDHPSVKSYLWNGEGIPVLSKSDGYVELHRPNDVMSHCILLLEVGVTLPVSDGIRRKLLAFSRNWNMEITLQNT